From the Flavimarina sp. Hel_I_48 genome, one window contains:
- a CDS encoding OmpH family outer membrane protein has product MKSITTSLLFLFISVATFAQTKVGTVDSDYVLASLPELTEVQTNIETYGGELDSQFKEMVANYQVKVEEFQGLGDTVSDADKKGKQDVIVGIEQDIQKFRQNSQQLIQIRRDELMRPLYTKIGTAIDAVAKKQGYTQVLTLGNGVAYFDPAHDLTQAVADNLKITLKQ; this is encoded by the coding sequence ATGAAAAGCATAACAACATCCCTTCTATTTTTATTTATAAGTGTTGCAACTTTTGCACAAACCAAAGTGGGCACTGTAGACAGTGACTATGTCCTGGCCAGCTTGCCAGAACTTACCGAAGTGCAGACCAATATTGAAACCTATGGCGGCGAACTGGACAGCCAATTCAAAGAAATGGTAGCCAATTACCAGGTGAAAGTTGAAGAATTTCAGGGTCTTGGCGATACCGTTAGCGACGCTGACAAAAAAGGAAAGCAGGATGTTATCGTGGGCATTGAGCAGGATATCCAGAAATTCCGTCAAAATTCACAACAGCTTATACAGATACGCCGTGACGAACTTATGCGTCCTTTATACACAAAAATAGGTACCGCGATAGATGCAGTTGCCAAGAAGCAAGGTTATACACAAGTGTTGACTTTAGGAAATGGAGTAGCTTACTTTGATCCCGCGCATGACCTTACTCAAGCGGTTGCAGACAACCTAAAAATCACCTTAAAGCAGTAA
- a CDS encoding tetratricopeptide repeat-containing sensor histidine kinase has translation MKTFTVSFLFLLHVIFACAGYTQITKEIDSARYHYDKILKPSNYDEFNKALKFYKEGVNYAINNKDTLKAIKNLRLIAIGQTTYGLFAESEKTIVTALNLTEVISDNDIKRTMMVGLNNQLGMIYRRIQNYQKALFYYDRALLFIDTKDDSISLLNNKATIYKDLERYDLSKDILEEALKVAAQNKVQKKGQYARILANFGYMQFKLKNNEALLTMEQALYNRIEEKDLIGQYSSYNDLTEYFIEKDDHERAKSYFTKAYDIAKQINSPEYIENSLGQYALLTEDPKIIRFKNLKDSLEDARRLKENNYAAMKYDVDKEKELTHIAKVQQEKEKSKKNFYFFISIVILLVSVIIIYGILQKRKQRQLKAVQRTETSISKKIHDGLANDTFQILSELQNLQDIPEHILIKLDRIYQETRDIAKNHSPLIEGAGFEDQLISRLNSYRSTHLNVITRNVEKIKWESFSKIKRDTIYMVLGELMTNNKKHSQATLALISFEQNRKKLRMVYQDNGIGTALKKGNGMQNMEFRIRAINGNISFESELNKGLKVEIQI, from the coding sequence ATGAAAACATTTACAGTTTCATTCCTCTTTTTATTACACGTGATATTTGCATGCGCTGGTTATACTCAAATAACGAAGGAAATAGATAGTGCACGATATCATTATGATAAAATTCTAAAACCCAGTAATTATGACGAGTTTAATAAAGCACTAAAATTTTATAAGGAAGGCGTAAATTATGCGATCAATAACAAAGATACCCTAAAAGCTATTAAGAATTTAAGGCTTATAGCAATCGGCCAGACGACTTACGGCCTATTTGCTGAAAGTGAAAAAACCATAGTAACTGCCTTAAATTTAACTGAAGTAATATCGGACAACGATATTAAAAGAACTATGATGGTAGGACTCAATAATCAATTGGGAATGATCTATAGACGTATTCAAAATTATCAAAAAGCACTATTTTATTATGATAGAGCACTTCTTTTTATTGATACCAAAGATGACAGTATAAGTTTATTAAATAATAAAGCAACTATATATAAGGATCTAGAAAGGTATGATCTATCCAAAGACATTTTAGAAGAAGCTTTAAAAGTAGCAGCTCAAAATAAAGTTCAAAAAAAAGGTCAATATGCACGTATATTGGCCAATTTTGGTTATATGCAATTCAAATTGAAAAACAATGAAGCCCTTTTAACCATGGAACAAGCCCTATATAATAGAATTGAGGAAAAAGATTTGATAGGGCAATATTCTAGTTATAATGATTTAACCGAGTATTTTATAGAGAAAGATGATCATGAAAGAGCTAAATCTTATTTTACAAAAGCCTATGATATCGCCAAACAAATTAATTCTCCAGAATATATTGAAAATTCATTGGGACAATATGCACTCTTGACTGAAGACCCAAAGATCATTCGCTTTAAAAATTTAAAAGACAGTCTTGAAGATGCAAGAAGGCTGAAAGAGAACAATTATGCAGCAATGAAATACGATGTTGATAAAGAAAAAGAACTCACCCACATCGCAAAAGTCCAACAGGAAAAGGAAAAGAGCAAAAAGAATTTTTATTTTTTCATATCGATTGTCATCCTATTGGTTTCTGTCATAATTATATATGGAATTTTACAAAAACGTAAGCAACGGCAGTTAAAAGCGGTTCAACGCACAGAGACCTCAATTTCAAAAAAAATCCATGATGGACTGGCTAACGATACTTTTCAAATACTGTCAGAATTACAAAACCTACAGGACATACCAGAACATATTCTTATAAAACTAGATAGGATTTACCAGGAAACTAGGGACATTGCAAAAAACCATAGCCCGCTAATTGAAGGTGCTGGTTTTGAAGATCAATTAATCAGCAGGCTAAATTCCTATAGGTCAACCCATTTAAATGTAATCACCCGAAACGTAGAGAAAATTAAATGGGAATCATTCAGTAAGATCAAGAGAGATACAATCTATATGGTATTGGGCGAATTAATGACCAATAATAAAAAGCATAGCCAGGCAACCTTAGCGTTAATCTCGTTTGAACAAAACCGCAAAAAATTGCGAATGGTCTATCAGGATAATGGGATAGGAACAGCATTGAAAAAGGGAAATGGGATGCAGAATATGGAATTCCGTATTCGTGCCATTAACGGAAACATTAGTTTTGAATCAGAATTGAACAAAGGTTTAAAAGTTGAAATACAGATTTGA
- a CDS encoding DUF5932 domain-containing protein: MFNKVLIAEDLGWNTKRIEQQLITMGVKEVVLTEYCDDAYLKYLKALKEEKSFDLLIADLSFKEDHREQKLKSGDELIAAIRKHPSNIKIIVFSMEERLQRIRSLFNEQQLDAYVFKSRKSIEDLREAFVCIKKDERYISSQVAAALDKQQSLEIDDYDILLLKKLAEGYSNREISDQYKKESINPSGVSSIEKRLNKLRIQFKANNAVQLVAVAKDLGLI, translated from the coding sequence ATGTTTAACAAGGTACTCATTGCAGAGGATTTAGGGTGGAATACCAAAAGGATAGAACAGCAACTCATTACTATGGGCGTTAAAGAGGTCGTTCTAACCGAATATTGCGATGATGCATATCTTAAGTATCTCAAAGCACTTAAAGAAGAAAAATCTTTTGATCTGCTCATCGCAGATTTATCCTTTAAAGAAGATCATCGAGAGCAAAAGCTTAAAAGCGGCGATGAACTTATAGCAGCTATACGAAAGCACCCATCAAATATAAAAATTATCGTTTTTTCTATGGAAGAGCGCTTACAGAGAATACGCTCTCTTTTTAATGAACAACAGCTTGATGCCTATGTTTTTAAAAGCAGAAAAAGTATAGAAGATCTAAGAGAAGCCTTTGTTTGCATTAAAAAAGATGAGCGATATATTTCTTCACAAGTTGCGGCAGCGCTTGATAAACAACAAAGCCTTGAGATAGATGACTATGATATACTGTTGCTGAAAAAATTAGCCGAAGGATATTCAAACAGAGAAATTAGCGATCAATACAAAAAGGAATCCATCAACCCAAGTGGGGTCAGCTCCATAGAAAAGAGACTAAATAAGCTGCGTATTCAATTTAAAGCTAATAACGCCGTACAGCTTGTCGCAGTTGCAAAAGATCTGGGATTGATTTAA
- a CDS encoding GIN domain-containing protein → MTKKNLIVLVIAGMLTSCAAQKKEKIEGDRDVISVTHPIEQRFNGISIGGEFEVKIKQSNRNSYILSADKNLVDIVKFVVRDSTLYVETTQRITSSKRLEIYLNVEEINQIELKNDVELKSDGLFDTDNMTISAYDDSEFELDILSKDLGITLQGKARGELEGKTENLNIFMNDRSELQAELETKETSINLQKSTELTLEGEAENATINLANDSELNAKDFIIESAQITLSDKAEADLHTTEMLVIFAKDKSTLNSYGKAKLETTLSDEVTLNKK, encoded by the coding sequence ATGACAAAAAAGAATTTGATTGTTTTAGTAATCGCGGGCATGCTTACATCATGTGCGGCTCAGAAAAAGGAAAAAATTGAGGGAGACCGTGATGTCATTTCGGTTACCCACCCCATTGAGCAACGCTTTAATGGAATAAGCATAGGTGGTGAATTTGAAGTCAAAATAAAGCAATCCAACCGCAACAGCTATATTCTTTCAGCAGATAAAAATCTGGTAGACATTGTGAAATTTGTAGTTCGTGACAGTACGCTTTACGTCGAGACTACACAGCGTATTACCAGTAGTAAACGCCTTGAAATCTACCTAAATGTTGAAGAAATCAACCAAATTGAGCTAAAAAACGATGTAGAACTTAAAAGCGATGGCCTGTTTGATACGGATAATATGACCATTAGCGCATATGATGACAGCGAATTTGAGCTAGACATATTATCCAAAGATCTGGGCATCACGTTACAGGGAAAAGCTAGAGGCGAACTGGAAGGAAAGACGGAAAATCTAAATATTTTTATGAATGACCGTTCAGAACTTCAGGCAGAGCTTGAAACGAAAGAAACCAGTATCAATCTACAGAAAAGTACAGAACTTACACTGGAAGGAGAGGCGGAAAATGCAACGATTAACCTTGCAAATGATAGCGAATTAAATGCTAAAGATTTTATAATAGAATCTGCACAGATAACCCTAAGTGACAAAGCCGAAGCAGATCTGCATACCACTGAAATGTTGGTCATTTTTGCCAAAGACAAAAGCACGCTCAATAGTTATGGCAAAGCCAAACTAGAAACTACGCTAAGTGACGAGGTCACTTTAAATAAAAAATAG
- a CDS encoding NAD(P)-dependent oxidoreductase, translating to MQPIIFALIKERKDPPDRRTVFSPTKLREVQELFPEAKFLVESSAIRAFPDVAYKNAEFTVSEDVTAAEVLIGVKEVPIDFLISGKKYFFFSHTIKKQEYNRELLQAVLFKNIELYDHEVITDQNGNRLIGFGRYAGLVGAYNGIRAWGERHKSWFLPPASTLSGLKAMKAKLDEINLPNIKICLTGGGRVAGGAKEILDYLKIRQVYVDDFLNMEFDEPVYCKIDVLDYNKRIDGEPATQKEFFRDPTTFESNFMRFAKVTQFLITGHFYGDGAPQFLTQEDARNPDFKIEVVADISCDLNGPIASTIRTSTLEDPFYGYDPKTQKETNFDAPGAITVMAVDNLPCALPMDASEGFGDMFLNHVMPAFFNDDKDGILERARMTKNGQLTDRFKYLQEFVEGKE from the coding sequence ATGCAACCGATAATTTTTGCTTTAATCAAGGAAAGAAAAGACCCGCCAGACAGGCGTACTGTTTTTTCACCCACAAAACTGCGCGAGGTACAGGAGCTCTTTCCCGAAGCAAAATTTCTGGTGGAAAGTTCGGCAATACGCGCGTTTCCAGATGTTGCGTACAAAAACGCTGAATTTACGGTAAGCGAAGATGTCACCGCAGCTGAGGTTTTGATAGGAGTAAAGGAGGTGCCCATAGACTTTTTGATATCAGGTAAGAAGTATTTTTTCTTCAGTCATACCATAAAAAAACAGGAATACAACCGCGAACTTTTGCAAGCGGTGCTGTTTAAAAATATAGAACTATACGATCACGAGGTCATTACAGATCAAAACGGAAATCGCCTTATTGGTTTTGGCCGTTATGCGGGTCTGGTAGGGGCCTATAATGGTATAAGGGCCTGGGGAGAACGGCATAAAAGTTGGTTTCTTCCTCCTGCCAGTACGTTAAGTGGACTGAAGGCGATGAAGGCCAAGCTGGATGAAATAAACCTGCCAAATATTAAAATCTGCCTAACCGGAGGCGGGAGGGTTGCCGGTGGTGCCAAAGAAATTCTTGATTATTTAAAAATCAGGCAGGTTTATGTTGATGACTTTTTGAATATGGAATTTGATGAACCGGTATATTGTAAAATTGATGTACTGGATTACAACAAGCGCATCGACGGAGAACCTGCTACGCAAAAAGAATTTTTTAGGGATCCCACAACGTTTGAGTCCAACTTTATGCGCTTTGCAAAAGTAACGCAGTTTCTGATTACGGGGCATTTTTATGGGGACGGTGCGCCGCAATTTTTGACTCAAGAGGATGCGAGAAATCCCGACTTTAAAATTGAAGTTGTTGCAGATATTTCCTGTGATCTTAACGGTCCCATAGCTTCTACCATTCGAACCTCTACCTTAGAAGATCCTTTTTATGGTTATGATCCCAAAACGCAAAAAGAAACTAATTTTGATGCTCCGGGTGCGATTACGGTAATGGCGGTAGATAACCTGCCATGTGCTTTGCCCATGGATGCCAGTGAGGGTTTTGGCGATATGTTTTTAAATCATGTTATGCCGGCTTTTTTTAACGATGACAAGGATGGAATCCTGGAACGCGCACGAATGACAAAAAATGGTCAACTAACTGATCGTTTTAAATATCTACAGGAATTTGTAGAGGGCAAAGAATAA
- the guaB gene encoding IMP dehydrogenase, protein MKAHDTKILGEGLTYDDVLLVPAFSEVLPREVNIQSKFSRNIILNVPIVSAAMDTVTESRMAIAIAQEGGIGVLHKNMSIEAQAIKVRRVKRAESGMIIDPVTLPLSAKVGDAKQSMSEHGIGGIPIVDGDGKLKGIVTNRDLRFEKDDERPIIEVMTSENLITTSEGTSLRQAEGILQEHKIEKLPVVTDDQKLIGLITFRDITKLTQKPIANKDTYGRLRVAAAVGVTADAVERASALVNAGVDAVVIDTAHGHTKGVVAVLKMIKEKFPDLDVVVGNIATPEAAKYLVDAGADAVKVGIGPGSICTTRVVAGVGFPQFSAVLEVAEAIKGSGVPVIADGGIRYTGDIPKALAAGADCVMLGSLLAGTKESPGETIIYEGRKFKTYRGMGSVEAMKTGSKDRYFQDVEDDIKKLVPEGIVGRVPYKGDLVESVHQFIGGLRAGMGYCGAKDIPALKEDARFIKITSSGIHESHPHDVMITKEAPNYSR, encoded by the coding sequence ATGAAAGCTCACGATACTAAAATACTGGGAGAAGGTCTTACTTACGACGACGTACTTCTGGTTCCTGCTTTTTCTGAAGTACTTCCCAGAGAAGTTAATATTCAGTCAAAATTCTCACGAAATATAATCCTTAACGTTCCCATCGTTTCCGCAGCAATGGATACGGTGACCGAATCACGCATGGCAATTGCTATTGCTCAGGAGGGTGGTATAGGTGTGCTGCATAAGAATATGAGCATTGAGGCGCAGGCTATCAAGGTACGCCGTGTTAAACGTGCCGAAAGCGGGATGATCATTGATCCGGTTACTTTGCCACTTTCCGCAAAAGTCGGCGATGCAAAACAAAGCATGTCTGAACACGGTATAGGTGGGATTCCCATTGTGGATGGCGATGGAAAGCTAAAAGGTATTGTGACCAACAGGGATTTGCGATTTGAAAAAGATGACGAACGACCTATAATCGAAGTCATGACCAGCGAAAACCTCATTACCACAAGTGAAGGTACTTCTTTGCGCCAGGCGGAAGGTATTTTGCAAGAGCATAAAATCGAAAAACTTCCAGTGGTTACTGATGACCAGAAGCTCATAGGTCTGATCACCTTCAGGGATATTACAAAACTTACCCAGAAACCCATTGCCAATAAAGATACTTATGGCCGTCTTCGTGTTGCGGCAGCGGTAGGTGTTACCGCTGATGCGGTAGAACGTGCCAGTGCATTGGTGAATGCCGGTGTTGATGCCGTAGTGATCGATACTGCTCATGGACATACAAAAGGTGTGGTGGCCGTACTGAAGATGATCAAGGAAAAGTTTCCAGATCTGGATGTGGTCGTAGGAAATATAGCAACCCCAGAAGCGGCAAAATATCTGGTTGATGCAGGTGCAGATGCCGTAAAAGTAGGTATTGGCCCTGGGTCTATTTGTACCACACGTGTAGTCGCAGGAGTAGGATTTCCACAGTTTAGTGCCGTGTTAGAGGTTGCTGAAGCCATTAAAGGCAGTGGCGTACCGGTAATTGCCGATGGTGGGATACGCTATACCGGCGATATTCCGAAAGCACTTGCAGCAGGAGCAGATTGTGTGATGCTGGGATCCCTTCTCGCCGGAACAAAAGAATCGCCCGGTGAAACCATTATTTACGAAGGCCGAAAATTCAAAACGTATAGGGGCATGGGTTCTGTGGAAGCCATGAAAACCGGCTCAAAAGACCGTTATTTTCAGGATGTGGAAGATGATATTAAAAAACTCGTTCCAGAAGGAATCGTGGGGCGTGTACCTTATAAAGGTGATCTTGTGGAAAGCGTACACCAGTTTATAGGCGGTCTTCGGGCGGGTATGGGCTATTGCGGTGCCAAGGATATTCCGGCTTTAAAAGAAGATGCACGTTTTATAAAAATCACTTCCAGCGGAATTCATGAAAGTCATCCACATGATGTGATGATTACTAAAGAAGCTCCTAATTATAGCCGCTAA